TCCTCGGCTCTCTCCGGCTCTCGGGACCTTTGAGGAGGAGAGTGCGAGGAGCCTCTGGAACCGGCTTCCTTCTGCCGTTCAGGCGTGCCTCTAATAATCGAAGTGTTTTCGCCTGGAACGTCGTCTAGTCCGgtcccttcctgcctctcttctcccctcccccactggggAATCCGAGGCAGAGCTCCGGCCCGTCTGTTGTCACCAGAAGTATTTGAGATGTCTTCCCCGCCGTTTAGGTAGCACTGGAATGTTTATCTGCTTGTAGTGTCGCAGCAGCTTAGGGGTAGCTCTCCAGGTCCAGGCCCCAGGTCAAGCACAAAGAGCCTCATCTTTTTTGACGCGTGCTCGTCCTGGGATTCTTTCTGACACGCTTTGCTGAATGAAGCAGCTTCCAGATCCTCGCAGCAGTAACTTCGAGTCCACTAAACATAGGTCCTCTTTACTACCTCTGGGCGTCTCCACCGTTTCCTAAATAATCTGCCTTTCAAGTTTGTGTCTCTTGGGGCACGTCCCATACATCCGTATGCGATGTCCCTGCATTTATGCTCTTTCcttttggaaatagggtcatacCACGTGCCGCCTTTTGGAATTAAGTACTCCAGTGGCAGTGGGATAGTATCAGCAGTTACTAAGAAGCATAGTAGTAATAGAGTAGGATTTCTGTTGTCGGCTGCCAGAGTGGATGGATAATTCAGTAACTTTTGTAGCAGGAGGCAGCATTTTAGTTCAGTAGCTGTGCTTGATGCCCTGAAGTTGGGGGCAAAGGTACCTTGTAATTAAACAAACCAGTGGGGTTCAAAATCTGCTGATAGGAAGAAATCTAAAACAGAAGAAAGCCTGACAGCCATGCCATGTTTAATAATATCTGCAGGTCAAATTTCTATGTAGAGACAAATACACTGTTTGCTTTTATATGCCAGTTAAATGTAATATGTTGACATTTATGTTGATGCTGATGTGAAGTTTTAGCAGCTACCTCGGAACTTTTCAATAAAATTTCTCAATAAGTTAATTCCGTGATAATCGTGATAATCAGCttagttatttttactttaataagtTTGACTGAATGCTATAAATTTAACCCCCCCTTTTTTAAACATCAGGTCACACCATTTCTGTCAGTCTTATTACTAATTTTCCTTGATGCCTAAATACCTTATTCGTCTTAGATTTTCCCTGTGCTTCATCTCCATATCTCTTATATTACCGGATCTCATGGTTTCTTTATTCAAAAAGTAACTTGGATTTATCCCTTTGATTCTCATTGTTAAAGCTGGAAGGCTGTTTTCTAAGACTTTGCTACCTCTTAGCTCATCCCCTGAAAGCTCAAATAACAGTTCTGAAACATGACTATTGTCATGTTTATTCTCGATAATCCTGTAAAGGTTCATGTTCAAATTGCTATGCTTGGGTTTCAAAGCTCCTTCTCTATATGCACATGATATGATGGGAAAAACCCAGGATTTAGAGtaagaagacctgggttcaaataccaGGACTGTCATTATACTAACCCTGTGTCCTTGGGaaactgagtttcagtttccttctcttaTTTCAAATAACAATATCTTTTTCGTCCAGCTTCTtaattattgtgagaattacaatTGGCATAATATGTGGAAAAGTTATcagaattaaacaaaaacaacctaagctattattgttatttctttGTGCTCATTTATTTCACAAACATTTGAAAACAAGATATGTTAGATACTGGTGCTACAGCTATGAAAGATAGTCCCTAAGGAGTTGTCTTTCAGGGAACTTTCAgagtgcgtgtgtgtttgtgtgtgtctgtgtagggAGTAGGGTGGTAAAATGTCTGACAAGGTAGAATGTGATAATATACTGTAAAATAGGTAAGGTTAGGGTGAGCACCAAACCCAGAGGAGAGAGGAACAGGGAAGATTTCCTGGAGGAAAGTAAGTTTGAACAGTCTTGATTTATAACAAAGATCCAGAAAGaaaaggtgggggaagggtgcCATGAAAGAGATGTgtttagagaactgcaaattgTTAGGTTTTGTTGGAGTATTAAGTTCAAAGAGGATTCTAGGAGGTAGGACTGGATAGGTAGAGGTGAAATTTGAAGGGCTTTGTGTGCTAAGGGAAGTGTACaaattgaaggattttaagcagacaGTTGGCCTGATCACAATTGCTTTTTGAAAGTTCATTTTGGCTGCCATGTGTGCTTCCTTACTGCAGTGTacaaaaaatatctttatacCTTTGTgcctttcctcattttctttactCCACCCAAAAGGGTTTATGCCCTCTCCTCACACCTTATTACACTGTCACTCAGTGTCCAGTTCAGGTTCCGTTTCTGCTGTGAAGTGCCATCTAATTATTTTAGGCCCCATTATTTATTCCCTTCTTTGAAACCCTGTTAGAAATAGTACCACACAATTTAGcccttatttttttcatatgtgtTTTATGTCCCTAAAtagattgtaagctccttgagaatAGGGAATGTTTCATACGTGTATGAATAGAagacatgttaaaaacaaaaatacattgttTGGTctctttcgtttttgtttttttttttcagggtagAACCAGATTATGGGCAACAGTCCTTTTAATTAatctgtcatcatcatcatggcTAATGAGGGCTGTGCCAAGGCTGGTGATAGTCCTTTTTCATCAGATAAACATGCTCAACTCATCTTGGCCcagatgaataaaatgagaaatggacAGCATTTCTGTGATGTGCAGCTGCAAGTTGGAAAGGAAACTTTCAAAGTTCATCGGCTGGTTTTGGCTGCCAGTAGTCCTTACTTTGCAGCTTTGTTCACTGGAGGAATGAAAGAGTCCTCAAAAGATGTTGTACAGATTCTAGGAATTGAAGCTGGAATCTTTCAAATACTTCTAGATTTCATTTACACAGGTATGTTAAGTGAACTTATAGCTTTGAGTGAAGAATGATGCAATCACTCACGTTCTGCTCTGGGAATATAACTTGATCTAACATATAGAAAGTGATTTAACAATATGTTATTATGAGCCTTCAAAAAGTTCatatcgggggcttccctggtggcgcagtggttgagagtccgcctgccgatgcaggggacacgggttcgtgccccggtccgggaggatcccgcatgcagcggagcggctgggcccgtgagccatagccgctgagcctgtgcgtccggagcctgtgctccgcgatgggaggggccacaacagtgagaggcccacgtaccataaaaaaaaaaaaaaaaaagttcacatcgggacttccctggtggtccagttgttaagactttgccttccactgcagtgggtgcgggttcagtccctggtcagggaactaagatccctgaatgctgcatggcacggccaaaaaaatcaaaacaaaacaaaaagttcatATCTTTGACCCAGTATTCCTTTTCTGGGAATCCTAAGGAATTAATTAGCGATACAggcaaatatttacatttattgtaacattatttatatagtatataatggaatacagtTTGATTGTCCCTCAGGTtatatgattaaataaattatggtacacgtatatataatgtaataatttTTAGTTCTCAcaaattatatttgtatatttgtacacacacacacatatatacattctcatGGAAGAATGTTTGCAATatagtaagtgaaaaaaatctggATATAAATATCACcccaattttgtaaaaaaaaaattcatttgtgtATTTGTGCACAGGAAGAGACTAGAATATTTATAAGCATTTATCTCTAGATGATGGAATatggaagattttaatttttcccttttttatgttttttcctcaAAATGTCTATAATCAGCATGTATTAATTTaaacaaacttattttttaaatgtttttgaagaGTTTTAATGACATTATAAAATGTACACAAAAACCATAGTGTAAAATGTAAGTCTTATATGTAacataaatatacatagaaaaaagaTTTGAAAGAGATACACTAAAGTATTGTTAATATAGGGATTTCCCGGCAGTCCTGTCATTAGGACTCCACAATTCCTGCAAGtcgtgcagtgcggccaaaaaaaaaaatatgtatgtctgtgtatgggaaaatgtgattttcatttttatgcttttctgccttaaagttattttgttttagtttttttaacgatttaattttttatttattttcagctgcatttggtctttgttgctgtgcgtgggctttctctagttgtggggagcaggagctactcttcgttgtggtgcacggccttttcattgtggtggcttctcttgttgcggagcacgggctctaggcacgtgggcttcagtagtcgtggctcgcgggctctagagcacaggctcagtagttgtggcacacaggcttagttgctccgcgtcatgtgggatcttcccggaccagggatcgaacccttgtcccctgcattgttgacaggaggattcttaatcactgcgccaccagggaagtccctaaaaatttttttctgtagtgaATATATATTGCtcttataatcaggaaaaaatgtttgaaaacaaagACTATGTTTACACTCTAGTTTTGAGCATATACCTTGCTCTCCTTAAAGGACTACTTGGTGGGATATGGCCTGATAAagtattgtttgtatatttatttatatatatattttttgcggtacgcgggcctctcactgttgtggcctctcccgttgcggagcacagggtacgtacgcgcaggctcagtggccatggctcacgggtgcaacctcttcgcggcatgtgggatcttcgcggaccagggcacaaacccgcgtcccctgcattggcaggcggactctcaaccactgcgccaccagggaagcctgagtatTGTTTATTTAAAGCATGTTATTTAAACCTGGAAAATGAcgaaaccagggctcgaacccgtgtcccttgtattggcaagcagagtcttaaccactgcaccaccactgAAGTCCCAAggtgatttcttttctttgtgtagTTTCATATTCCTTTTtggaaattttcagaaaatagcTTTTAATTTGGGATTGTAAAAATGATTATcacatgttaaataaattaaaaaataaagatgattatcTTTTATCTGCTGAAAGCAGTGCAGCTCTGCCTATTACTAGTGTACAGATTAACATTGAGGGGTTCTTGACCTCACTTTCCTAAATGACTTATGTGAGCTGATTAAACTATTTCATAAATGCCCCTGCTTCTCTTATTTGCAAAGTATAAATTAACAGATTAATCCAATGCAATTAGTGTCAaacaacataaaaacagaagaaattccACAAGTTGCGTATTCTGCCTCTGTTGTCTGACAGTAGCAACAAGAGACATCTAGTGAAAGAGAATGTTCATGGCATCATCTCTATATTGCTGATGATTAGCACTTCCATCAAAGGAATAAAAAGTGGTAATACCTAGAGAAATAAAAGCTACTGAGCATATCTGGGGGATAATAACATTGTAGAATGTTGACATTTAAGGTAAAATTGGTTAACAGTAAAGAACAACATTTGGCCACtagtaaaagatataaaataacaaGATAGGAGTTTATTTTTCCAACAAATATGAATCCATAGAAGCCATCCCAAGGCTGGTATGGTGGCTTCTTGATGTCATTAGTGGCCCATTATTCTTCCAACATTTTGCTCCACCATCTGTAGCTTGTAGTTTCTAATCTCATGATCAGTGAACTTTAGCCAGTGGaaggcagaagaggaagaggtAAAAGGACCTGCCGGCTGAGTCTATCCCTTTTTTAAGCTTTTCTGGTAGCCCTCCCCAATAACTGCTGCCTGTATCAAGTTGGCGAAGCTCAGTCAAAAATTCACCTCCATCTGCAAGGGAGGATGAGAAATGTAATTTTCAGCAGGGCACAATTGCCACTCACAATAAAATCAAGGTTCTATTAGTAcggattaaatgaaaatgaatattggGTATTTATTGGACAGGGGACTTTTGTAGTCTTTGATACAATTagttctttaaaaacataatctTTGATTTTCATTGTAATAGCATTTCCTTTTTTGGGATGGGGCAGCAAAACCTGTTATTCTATTAATCTCTCCTctggacatcttttttttttctttttaaattaattttggctgtgttgggtcttctttgctggcACAGGCTGTTCTCTAGtagcagtgagtgggggccactcttcaccacagtgcgtgggcttctcactgcggtggcttctcttgttgcggagcacgggctctaggcgtgctggcttcagtagctgtggtacgtgggctcagtagttgtggcttgtgggctctagagcacaggctcagtagttgtggcgcatgggcttagttgctccgtggcatgtgggatcttcccagaccagggctcaagcctgtgttgcctgcattggcaggcggattcccaaccactgcaccaccagggaagtcctcctctgGACATTCTTTATTAACCGTTCACAATTCTAATAGGTCTTAACAGATTCTTCTCACCATAGATTTTTATGCACTTCACTTAAAATCAAATAATCTGGGTTTGTGAtctagctctgccactaactagctgtgtgatacAAAGCATTTCATTTAACTTTAgtcaattattcattcattctttcaatatatatgtcaatatattttttgagctaggcactggggatatgaTAGTAAACAAGACAGGTGTGGCCTGTGCCTTTACAGAGTTTTATAGGTAATGTAAAGTAGgtacttaaaaaatagaaatgagctTGTGAGAGCCTCATTCTCCTTATTCATAAACTGGGGATAGTAGCACTTTTAAATTCATGTGAAGGTTAGatgagataaatttttaaaaatgtaaaaatacttttttttaaaccctcaGAAAGTATATTTAGATTTCATAAGGTGAAGATCATACTGCTGGAGTAGagctagaattttattttatttatttatttttaacatcttttttggagtataattgctttacagtgttgtgttagtttctgctgtataacaaagtgaatcagctataagtatacgtatatccccatatcccctccatcttgcatctccctcccaccctccctatcccactcctctaggtgatcacaaagccctgagctgatctcccgtgagatgcagctgcttcccaccagctatctattttacatttggtagtgtatatatgtcaatgctactctctcactttgtcccagtttacccttccccctccccgtgtcctcaagagtccattctctacatctgcatctttattcctgtcctgcccctaggttcatcagaaccttttctttttttttttttagattccatatatatatgtattagcatatggtatttgtttttctctttctgacttacttcactcagtatgacagactctaggtccatccacctcactacaaataactcagttttgtttctttttatggctgagtaatattccattgtatatatgtgcgacgtcttctttatccatatatctgtcaatggacacttaggttgcttccatgtcctggctattgtaactattgctgcaatgaacattgtggtacatatctctttttgaattatggttttctcagggtatatgcccagtagtgggattgctgggtcatatggtagttctgtttttagttttataaggaacctccatactgttctgcatagtggctgtatcaatttacattcccaccaacagtgcaagagggttcctttttccacaccctctccagcatttattgtttgcagattttttttttttttttttttttttttttttgtggtacgcgggcctctcactgttgtggcctctcccattgcggggcacaggctccggacgcgcaggctcagcggccatggctcacgggcccagccgctccgcggcatgtgggatcttcccggaccggggcacgaacccgtatcccctgcatcggcaggcggattctcaaccactgcgccaccagggaagcccttgtttgcagatttttgatgatggcccttctgaccagtgtgaggtgatgcctcactgtggttttgatttgcatttctctaatgattagtgatgttgagcatcctttcatgtgtttgttggcaatctgtataacttctctggagaaatgtctgtttaggtcttctgcccatttttggatgggttgtttgtttttttgatattgagcttcatgagctgcttgtatattttggaaattaatcctttgtcaattgcttcgcttgcaaatattttctcccattctgagggttgcctttttgtcttgtgtcaggtttcctttgctgtgcaaaagcttttaagattcattaggtcccctttgtttatttttgtttttatttccatttccctagaaggtagatcaaaaaggatcttgctatgatttatgtcatagagtgttctgcctatgttttcctctaagagttttatagtgtctggccttacatgtaagtctttaatccattttgagtttatttttgtgtatggtgttaggaaatgttctaatttcattcttttacatgtagcttactgttttattttttaattttattgaagtatagttgatttacaatgttgtgttaatttctgccatacagcagatattgatagttccctgtgctatacagtaggaccttgtttttccattctgtatataatagtttgcatctgctaatcctgaactcccaatccatccctcccccaccccccacccccttggcaaccacaaatctgttctctatgtctgtgagtctgtttctgttttgtaagtaagttcatttgtgtcatattttagatttcacgcataagtgatatcatatggtatgtctttctctttctgactgagtatgataatctataggtccatccatgttgctgcaaatgaaaatttttaattattttttatttttatttatttttggcctcgaggcatgAGGGATATtcgttccatgaccagggatcgaacccgtgctccttgcagtggaagcacagagtcttaaccattggactgccagggaagtccctgtttcattttttttaaaatgatgagtagtattccattgtatatatatccattcatctgtcagtggacatttaggttgtttccaggtcttggctattgtgaatactgctgccaTGAACAAAGGGGtacttgtatctttttgaattataggttTGTCCCGATATATGccgaggagtggaattgctggatcatatggcaactcaatttttagttttttgaggaacctgcatactgttttccatagtggctgcaccaacttatattcctgccaacagcgtaggagggttccttttcctccacaccctctccaacctttgttatttgtagagttttttatgatggcccttcagactggtgtgaggtggtacctcattgtagttttgatttgcatttctctaataattagcaatgttgagcatcttttcacgtgcctgatggctatctgtatgtcttctttggagaaatgtctatttaggtctcctgccaaTTTTTCAactgggttgttagtttttttgttgcTGTAGAAGTGCTTTTAATAATCTGTAAAGCCCTATTAAGCTGTAGGGCATTCTTTTTAGTACTTTCAAGTAACTCTTAGTTTCATCCAGTAGCTGTCATTCAGTTATCTTCATCACAACCCATGATCTTACCTTCTCCAGATTTGTAGtgaattctcatttcatttaattaagTCTTATCTCAGTTTTCTCTGCAGCCACTACCATTTATTCCCATGGTGGATTCCATTTCCTATACTTTTCAAAAAAACCCTGTTTGCATTCATCAAGCCATAGTCTTCCTCTCACCATAATGTCTTTGGCCATTCAttcatatataataaattttttgagcacctaatgTGTGCTAGGCATTGGGAATACAGAAAGGACAAGCCTTGCCCCAACGGAGTTTATAAATCTATTTGGGAATACAAACTTTAGACACATAGTTTAGTTGAATGTTTTAAAGTGGTAAAGGGGAAGTATAAGATTGAATGGAGAGCTTATCCTTATTAGGTAGAATTACagtggtttttttcccttctaaataTAATTGAGTATTTGATGTCTTCCCAAAgtcattataaacatatatgaaagtgggaacttccctggtggcatagtggttaagaatctgcctgccaatgcaggggacacaggtttgagccctagtccagtaagattccacatgctgcagagcaactaagccggtgcaccacaattactgagcctgtgctctaaagcttgcgagccacaactactgaacccgcatgctgcaactactgaagcttgcgtgcctagatcccatgctccacagcaagagaagccaccacaacgagaagcccgcgcactgcaacagagagtagcccctgctcagtaTAActagaaagcccgcgcacagcatcgaagacccagtgcagccaaaaataaataaataaataaattaattaattaatttaaaaataataataataagggggGAAAACCCTATTATATGGGGTTGTAGCAAGGGTTAAGTGAATGTATAAAGCAATTAATGCTGTGCCTGGTTCATTGTTAAGTGTTACATGAATGTGGGGTACCATTATCATTTCAGTTCTGCACCTTTCTACAAGTTCTTTGTTGCCTTTATACTTAGTATCTACTCGGCAAAGCCTAAGCTATCAGTGGAATCAAGTGTTGAATATAATGGTCTTTGAATAtgtcaaatgtttattttattttattggttatTTTGTCTCCTTACTTCCCTAGGTATAGTGAACATAGGAGTGAATAATGTCCAAGAGCTGATTGTTGCAGCAGACATGCTACAGTTGACTGAAGTTGTTAATCTTTGCTGTGAATTTCTGAAAGGACAAATTGATCCACTGAACTGCATTGGGATCTTTCAGTTCTCTGAGCAGATTGCCTGCCATGATCTTTTGGAATTTACAGAAAACTACATTCATGTCCATTTCTTGGAGGTTCATAATGGGGAAGAGTTCCTGGCACTTACAAAAGATCAGCTGATCAAAATTTTGCGAAGTGAAGAGCTTAGCATCGAGGATGAATACCAGGTCTTCTTAGCTGCAATGCAGTGGATTCTGAAAGatcttggaaagagaagaaaacatgtgGTGGAAGTGCTAGACCCAATTCGATTCCCTTTATTACCTCCTCAGAGGCTTTTAAAGTATATAGAAGGTAATTTTTTTGTTCCATGTTAAGTTAGTCAGTTAATTATCCAGTGACCTTTCCTCTGTTTGAAATGtgatagtgttttcatttttcagttcaataagcagacatttattgaatgattatTATATGCAAGATACAACTTCTGTGTTTTGTGGGTAGATAGTAGtgtttcagtatttctttttcttctttctttctttcttttttttttcttttttcttttttttttttaaagtttttggccatgccacgcatcatgtgggatattagttccccaaccagggatcgaacctgcactccctgcattgagcgtggaatcttaaccactgcaccttcAAGGAAGTCCCAGTATTTCAGTATTTCTACCCATTATTTTAATCAAATCTTTAAATACTTTCTTGAGATTAAGTACCAAGGGAGATAAAATTATGACTGACAAAAAATGACTGACTGATAAAATTTAACTGACAGAGTTAAAATACTAGTGCTATTGTTGGCAGTACTAATTATTTTAGTGTCAGATTTCTTCTTACCACTGAAAAATTCACCAAAACCCAGCATTTGAGGAAAACATATAtgcaaaacacaaaaccaaaactcAATAAATCTTGTAACTCCTCTCATTATAAAATGAATTGTATATTGATATAATATAGCTTCTATGTAGCCTTTGAATATATTTAGGTTCTAAactttgaaaatacttttcaccatagtataaaataaattttatctttatattgGAAAAAtgataactaaatttatttttaaaaagtactttggaCCTGATTTCAAGATTTGAAGGTTTTACTCTTGTCATGCACTGAAGATTTAGGATGTGACTGAATTACAAATCTTTTATTATGAATTAAATACAATATTAGCATTAAAGTTGTAATTCTGTGAAGGAATTATATTTAATGTGGATTTTTCGTTTTTTCCCATTCTTAACAGTGTTAACAGAATTTTGTAGGTTTTTCTGAGTGATATCTTGTATTAATGTATATGCAGTTAATTCTCATTATTCATATATAGTCAGTTCTCATTATTCACGGTAGTTAACCTCTATAAATTTGCCAAGAACACTGAATTGGCAAATACTGAGCCATTGTTCCTAGGGAAATATAGGGTAAGTTCTTACAAGCCTCTGGTTACAACATTTTTGTCAGCTGATCAATACATaactttgttttatgtgtgtgtccGTCAGAACTACCTCATTTAATATTATATGTTGTTGATTCATTAaactcatggccaacagcactataactcaaGCCTGAATGAAGcctaacacatgtattttctctgtaaggcacatcacagTCTTCTTGCACTTAcaaacactagacagcactttaGCAGTATACTTGGGGgctattttaaacagtgaaaaaaacagcaaaaaacacaaaaatgtgaaaaccgTGACACTAAATAGAGTGTGAAGAGGACACTTGTTTATAGTGAGAGCTGAAGCAAGAAGGCAGAATGTCACCTCTTTCAGTCTCACCTGGGAGCATGCATGTTAGGTGATTCAAATTTTTGCCACTCTGTGGCAAGTCTGTGAACTACCAGGAAAGTGCTGTGAATGTTGATTTGGGTTACAAATGCATTTTAGTGAGTAGATGTAGTCACAAGTAAGGAATCCACAAAAAGTGAAGACTGACTGTATTTAAATGGTAaaacaagaagagagaaattatacAGACACATTTTTGCATGTATCATGTGAGAATTTAGGAGTGGGACAAAGGCTTTCATGGTTGAGTGGGCTTTTCCCAAGTGCTGCAGATACAGAGTGCTAAAGGAAAGTTCCTCTGCTAGGAGCAAAGGAAAGTCCCTAGAATTGGGACGTGTTTTCCTACAGCTTTTTTAGTGTTGTAATACAGTGTTTAAGTCTTGCACTGCCCAATAGTTATCACCTAAAGATATTTCACTGGAGTAAAACTGCAGGGAGGCAAGGGAGAAATAAgtggaggatttttttaaaaggtaaccttaatatttttcactatttttgaAACTTTATCTCTTTGATCATATTGGAGAAAAGATGGACaatttatacagaaaaataatgagaGTCTACCACAAAATTCAGTGAAGGAGCAAGAGAATTAACTGAAACGGTTAAATTATGTTGTGTGAAATGCGTAGATTTTCCCCCTGgtgtatattttttgtatttaccACAGGAATAATTCAGGCAATTTAATATTATTAGTATATgataacatatatttttcttgcattttagagaatgattttactttttaaaaat
This genomic stretch from Kogia breviceps isolate mKogBre1 chromosome 1, mKogBre1 haplotype 1, whole genome shotgun sequence harbors:
- the IPP gene encoding actin-binding protein IPP isoform X8 — its product is MANEGCAKAGDSPFSSDKHAQLILAQMNKMRNGQHFCDVQLQVGKETFKVHRLVLAASSPYFAALFTGGMKESSKDVVQILGIEAGIFQILLDFIYTGIVNIGVNNVQELIVAADMLQLTEVVNLCCEFLKGQIDPLNCIGIFQFSEQIACHDLLEFTENYIHVHFLEVHNGEEFLALTKDQLIKILRSEELSIEDEYQVFLAAMQWILKDLGKRRKHVVEVLDPIRFPLLPPQRLLKYIEGEKDSMIFDCTECYDPVTKQWTTVASMNHPRCGLGVCVCYGAVYALGGWVGAEIGNTIERFDPDENKWEVVGNMAMSRYYFGCCEMQGLIYVIGGISNEGIELRSFEVYDPLSKRWSPLPPMGTRRAYLGVAALNDCIYSIGGWNETQDALHTVEKYSFEEEKWVEVASMKVPRAGMCVVAVNGLLYVSGGRSSSHDFLAPGTLDSVEVYNPHSDTWTEIGNMITSRCEGGVAVL